From one Musa acuminata AAA Group cultivar baxijiao chromosome BXJ2-6, Cavendish_Baxijiao_AAA, whole genome shotgun sequence genomic stretch:
- the LOC135615960 gene encoding RING-H2 finger protein ATL46-like, with product MAWLLSHGKNRHGAHPPPGLSILRRDSFPFPSSQAPPTASSASSRISPAALFTIVILALIFFVSGLLHLLVRFLIRKRPSSAATSSSPHSNARRRAADLSGGSGSLQRQLQQLFHLHDSGLDQAFIDALPLFLYKEILGSKDPFDCAVCLSEFAPEDKLRLLPGCGHAFHLNCIDAWLLSNSTCPLCRGAIFLQGLTVENPMFDLDDPREDEGEEEGFSAPRDADGDDIAAEKRVFPVRLGKFKNLSDGDLSVDVDIDVNDDGIGIDVESVRREVGETSSSNLDARRCFSMGSYQYVVADSNLQVTLSGTARNGDDRGTGYSGEAVSNEGMRLGVGYRDESFSVSKIWQWSERRGKFPPPCADAAAGAFDGGLPWLWPDLEDA from the coding sequence ATGGCTTGGCTTCTCTCCCATGGCAAGAACAGGCACGGAGCTCATCCTCCTCCTGGTCTTAGCATCTTGAGAAGGGACTCATTCCCATTCCCGTCATCCCAAGCTCCGCCAACAGCATCCTCCGCAAGCAGCAGGATAAGCCCAGCAGCCCTCTTCACCATAGTCATTCTCGCACTCATCTTCTTCGTCTCCGGCCTCCTCCATCTCTTGGTGAGGTTCCTCATCAGGAAGCGCCCTTCCTCCGCCGCCACCTCATCTTCCCCGCACTCCAATGCGCGCCGCCGCGCCGCCGATCTCTCCGGTGGCTCCGGTTCCCTCCAACGCCAGCTCCAGCAGCTGTTCCACCTCCATGACTCCGGCCTGGACCAGGCCTTCATCGACGCGCTACCGCTGTTCCTCTACAAGGAGATCCTTGGCTCCAAGGACCCGTTCGACTGCGCTGTCTGCTTATCCGAGTTCGCCCCGGAAGACAAGCTCCGACTGTTGCCGGGGTGCGGCCACGCATTCCACCTCAACTGCATCGACGCGTGGCTGCTCTCCAACTCCACCTGCCCGCTCTGCCGGGGAGCCATATTCCTGCAGGGGCTGACGGTGGAGAATCCCATGTTTGATCTCGACGACCCGAGGGAGgacgagggggaggaggagggattCTCGGCTCCCCGGGATGCCGACGGAGATGACATTGCGGCGGAGAAGAGGGTGTTCCCTGTGAGGCTGGGTAAGTTCAAGAACCTGAGTGATGGAGACCTCAGCGTCGATGTCGACATCGACGTCAATGATGATGGCATCGGCATCGACGTCGAGAGCGTGAGGAGAGAAGTGGGGGAGACCAGCAGCAGCAATTTGGATGCCAGGCGCTGCTTCTCCATGGGCTCGTATCAGTATGTGGTCGCTGACTCCAACCTCCAAGTGACTCTTTCTGGCACCGCAAGGAACGGAGACGACAGAGGAACAGGGTACAGTGGGGAAGCTGTGAGCAATGAGGGGATGAGGTTGGGCGTTGGCTACAGAGATGAGAGCTTCTCTGTGTCGAAGATCTGGCAATGGTCTGAGAGGAGGGGCAAGTTTCCTCCTCCATGTGCAGATGCTGCTGCTGGTGCTTTTGATGGGGGCTTGCCATGGCTATGGCCAGATTTGGAGGATGCATGA